The Chitinibacter bivalviorum genomic interval CCTTGCATCGGGCGTACAAAGTGCCAGATTTCTTTAAATGGCACCGCAGGCGAATTCAAACTTTCGCTCACACGACCGGCAAATTCAACACTCGCCACCATGCGACCACCTTCATCAACAGCCTCGATCACCTGCAGATTCAACTCAGGGAATTCAGCCAAATCTTGATTGCCACCGATTTCATCCTTGAGCTGGGCAAACAGCTCTGGCGTCATATAACGGCGCATTTCTTCTACCTGGTCGGGCGAATTCAAGGCTTGCATATGCAAGAAGCTGGCTCGTGCTTGGCGCAAAAATGCCGCTGCATCAGTGCCATCTGGCAAACGCGTGATTGGTGTTGCAGGCGCTGAATAGGTGCCACCTGCGCCTTGTCCAATCCGGAAACCACCGCTCAAATCCTGACCTTGCGGTGCAGATTGAAACGCGTGTGGTTGACTCGCTGGCGCTGCTTGCGCTGGGTTCATCGCTGGTACGCCGGCATAAGCATGTGATTGGGCCACAGGTTTGGTATTGCGACGACGCAGCAGCATGACACCACCCGCCGTTAATGCGCCGAGCAAGAGTAAAGTGCCCCACGGAATACCACCATCGCCTTGCGCCGAGCCCGAAGCATTATTGCCCAGCATATAACCGAGCAAACCACCAGCCGCTAAGCCACCTAACACGCCGCCCATCATGCCCATGCCACTGCGTTTTTGCTGCGCTGGAACTGGTTGCATTGGCGCTGGCTGCTGAGGCTGAGCCTGACGTTGTGGCGCCGGAGCCGCCTGACGCTGCATCCCTGTCGAGCGCCCACCACCGATGCGTTTAGCCTCGGCAATGTGGCTGGCAAACAAGGTCGTACTCATCAAAACCACCATCAAGGTCTGACTAAATCGAGCCATATTAATTTCTATCCTTAAAAATTAAACCGCATTTTGTATGCCTACTTAGTGTGGGCATACGTGCACAAGTTCAATCATGGGCCATAAATAAATCATATTGGAGCACATACAATAAAGGGTATGCTTCACCAAACCAAGTGAAACATACCCTTCAGGCACATACCAATGCAGGTATCAAATTGAAATTAGCTAGTGCGATGACCGCGTTCGATGGTGACACCAACCCGCGCCACATCTTTGAGGATGTTAAGCTTAGTCACCGAAACCTTAATCCACGGCGCGCCAAAATCATGCAGCAAAATATGGGCAATGTGTTCAGCCAATGCTTCAAGCAATAAAAAGTGCTTTTCAGCCATGACCGCGCGCAAATGCGTCACCACCTTATCGTAATCAATCGTATCGACCAGATCATCGCTGACACAGGCCCGCGCCGATGGCAAGCCGATCTCCAGATCCAGCTCCACCGCTTGCGACTGGGTGCGCTCCCAGTCATACCAGCCGATTACTGTTTCGGCGCGCACTTGCTGCAAATAAATAATGTCCATATCGGATCGCCCCTCTGCCCTTGCGCTCACGTGGTTGAATCGTTTGAGGGCATTAGCAGATTAGCTTAGAATCAAAAGCTCATGATTGTAGTGGAATTCGGGATGAACCTCACCTTAGTAATTTTCATCATTGCCGCTTATCTGATCGGCTCTTTATCGTTTGCCGTGATAGTAAGTCGGGTCATGGGCTTGGCCGACCCACGCAGCTATGGCTCAAACAACCCCGGCGCGACCAATGTACTGCGCTCGGGCAATAAAAAAGCCGCCGCCCTCACGCTACTGGGTGATGCGCTCAAAGGCTGGGTCGCCGTGTTTATCGCCCAGCAACTTGCACCAACTTTCGGTTTAGGCGCTACACCAGTGTTTGAACAAACCATTGCGGCCGTGGCACTGGCCGTCACAATTGGCCATATGTGGCCGATCTTTTTTAGCTTCAAAGGTGGCAAAGGCGTGGCCACCGCGGCGGGGATTTTGCTGGCACTCAATGGCTGGCTGGGTTTGGCAACTTTGGGAATTTGGCTGTTCGTGGCGAAAGGCTTAAAAATTTCTTCGCTCTCCGCCATTGCCGCTGCGATTGCTGCGCCGTTTTTATGCTGGTGGCTATTGCCCGTACCCGTCTATATCGCCGCCGTAATTGCGATTAGTGCTCTGCTCATTGTGCGTCACAAGCAAAATATCATCGGCTTGCTCAGCGGCAAGGAAGGCAAAATCGGCGAGAAAGCTTGATGTTTTCCTAGCAGAATAAAAAAACCGAGCACTAGGCTCGGTTTTTTTATGCGTGCAAGACTTAGCTCGATTGTTTAGTGTGGTCGCGCACAATTCGTGCTTTATCCCGCTGCCATTCGCGATCTTTCTCGGTTTGGCGTTTATCGTGTTGCTTTTTACCTTTAGCAACGCCGATTTCCAATTTGATATAGCCGCGTGTGAAATGCATATTCACTGGCACAATGGTATAACCCGCGCGATCAACTTTGATCGCCAGTTTTTCGATTTCGCGTTGCTTGAGCAGCAATTTGCGCGTGCGTACGACATCGGGCAAGACGTGCGATGACGCATTAATCAGCGGGGAAATATGGCAACCGAACAGCCAGAAGTCGCCATTTTTATAAATCACGTACGATTCTTTGAGCTGCACGCGGCCGGCTCGGATCGATTTCACTTCCCAGCCTTCCAGAACAATGCCCGCTTCGAGCCGTTCTTCAATAAAATATTCGTGAAACGCCTTACGGTTGTCGGCGATGACCATGCCGTATCATCCTAGTACTGCAAAAAGAAAGAATTCTATCACTCTCAAGACACTGCTGACCATGAAACGTATTTTTTGCCTATATACCGGCGGCACCATTGGCTGTGTCGACAGCCCCAACGGCCTCATACCCCAGCATGGTATTTTGCCAAAGTTAATTTCTGATTTGGCCTGTAGCCATATACCTTCGATAGAGGTGACCTTGCATGAATATGCACAGGCGCTTGATTCGGCGGCCATGACGCCGACCCATTGGCGACATATCGCCTGCGACATTGCCGAGCGAGTCAAGCACTACGACGGGTTTGTCGTGCTGCATGGCACCGACACGATGGCGTGGACAGGCGCTGCGCTGCATTGGCAACTCGAAAATATCCACAAGCCGGTGATTTTAACGGGCGCGCAACGCCCCTGGATTCATGCAGGCAGCGATGCGCCAGCCAATATGCAACTTGCCCTTGAAACTGCGGCGTCGGATATCACAGGCGTGCACGTGGCCTTTGGCGGTTTGGTATTACCCGCCCATTGCGTCAAGAAACTCGATGCCGATCACGATACGGCCTATGGGGCGCCCAACGCCGCGCACACCAACGCCATGCCGACGGATCAATTTGCACTGCGCGCAATTAATCCTGCCCTCAACATTCTGGCGCTCAAGCTCTATCCAGGTTGCGAGAATGCGATCGCCAGCATGATCCAAACTCAAACGTGGGACGGCATGGTGATCGAGAGCTATGGCAGCGGTAATTTACCCAGCCATGACGGTTTAACGCAGGCACTCAATGAGCAAGCCCAGCGCGGCGCCATCATCATTAATTGCACGCAATGCATTGCCGGTGAAGTCCGCCAAGGGCTCTATGCCACAGGCGATGTCTTTAACACTCTGGGCGCTTGGCCCGCCGGACGGCGTACGGTCGAAGCCGCAAGGACCTGGCTCTACACGCACCTAGGGCGCTCTGACAAAGAAGTTTTACGGCAGGCGTGGCAATCTGTTGCCAGTCTGTGATATAGTCGCGGCCTGTTGTGATTTGGCGCTCGCTAAATTGCAACGCCACGATTCTTTGCTGTGATTTTTCACATTAAAGGCTTCGACGGCGGGTCTCCCCGCATAGCTAGAAGGTGAACCTGGTCAGGTCCGGAAGGAAGCAGCCACAGCTTTTGATGCTAGTGCCGGGGGTCGGGCTCGCCACCTCTCCCTTTGTTTTCATCCGATTTGCAGTTTTACAGCCAATATACGTCGGCATGTATTCGCACGCATATAAGCATTTAAAAGCCTTTGCGCTCAATACCCCTGCAAGACTCTCCATCATCTATTCGCACCTTACGATTTATTGCGCCACATCAAAGCGGTAGCCGCCACAAAAGCGCACTATTCGTTTCGCAAGCTGATGCTTCGTGTATCTCCAGTGGTCATTGAGCGCCGATCTTTTGATCGGCGTTTTTTTTCGCCTAATTTCTTGTTTCTTGCCTCTCCCCACTGCATAATCGCCCGACTAATTCTTGGCGAGCCCGCAGATGAAATTTCTTTTCGACCTCTTTCCTATCCTCTTGTTTTTTGGCGCATATAGCTACACCGATGACATTTTCTTTGCCACGGGTGTAACGATTGCCGCGACTATTGCACAAGTGGCCTATTGCTGGATTCGCCATCGTCATGTCGACAAAATGCTGTGGATTAGTTTGGTCCTGATTACGGTGATGGGTGGGCTCACGATTATTTTCCACAACAAACAATTCATCATGTGGAAACCGACCGTGCTGTACTGGCTATTTAGCGTGGTTTTGCTGGGCGCTTGGCACCTTAAACAAAACAACCTAATCGAAAAATTAATGGGTGGTTCGATGGAGCTGCCGCGTCCGATCTGGACCAATGTCATGTACGCCTGGGTCTTGTTTTTTCTGATTATGGGCGCACTTAATATCTATGTTTTTCACACCTTCTCTGAAGCACTGTGGGTGAAATTCAAAGTGTTTGGTACTTTGGTACTGACTTTGGTCTTCGTTGTGGCGCAAAGTGTTTATTTATCCAAACACATCGTGCCCGAGCAAGATGAAAAACCCACCGATTCTGAATAAAAAATAAGGAATTTGTATGCCTTTATATGCCATCATTGGCACCGATAAAGCAGACTCGCTGGCCGATCGCCTCGCAGTACGCCCAGCGCATTTGGCTCGGATGGAAATCCTAAAAAATGAAGGTCGTTTGATTTTAGCCGGCCCGTTTCCTGCGATCGATCATGTCGATCCAGGCCCGGCCGGGTTTAGTGGCAGCCTGATTGTGGCGGAATTTGCCAGCCTTTCAGAGGCGCAAAGCTGGGCCAGTGAAGACCCTTACACCACAAATGGCATTTTTACCGAAGTCGTGGTAAAACCCTTCCGTCATGTTTTACCTTAAGAGTCTGGTATCATGAGCATCGCCGAAGAAATCCGCGCCCGTTTGAGTGCCTTAAACGCTGAAAGCATTGAGCTTTTTGACGATAGCGCCTCACACGCTGGCCACGCTGGCGCAGCCGGCGGCGGTGGGCATTTTGAATTAACCGTCGTATCGAACGAGTTTGTCGGCAAAAAGTCATTGGAGCGGCACCGGATGGTGTACCAACCTTTAGCTGACTTGATTCCGCATCGCATACACGCCCTCAGTATCCGCGCTTTAACACCGGATGAATTTTGATTTAGCTGTTTTTATTTACGAAGGAAATCGAATGTTTAAAGCAAACCGTTTGGCCTTGGCTGTTGCTGCTGTTAGCTTGTCAGCTGGTGTATTCGCAGCGCCAGCAGGCACTTTGGCCACAGTAAATGGTGTAGCAATTCCGGCAGCGCGCGCTGACCTGTTTGTAAAAGATCTGGCACAACGCGGCCAGAAAGACACGCCAGAACTGCGTGCTAAAGTCAAAGATGAATTGATCAAAAACGAAGTGGTTTACCAAGAAGCGCTGAAAAAAGGCGTTGAGAAAAACCCTGATCTGATCGCGCAAATGGAAATGATGAAACAGCGTCTGGTGATTGGTGCTTTTGTTAGCCAGTACGTGAAAGCTAACCCAATTACTGATGCTGAAGTACGCAAAGAATACGACAAAATCAAAGTTAACTTCGGCGGCAAAGAATACAAAGCTCGTCACATTCTGGTGGCAACAGAACCAGAAGCTAACGCTATCTTGGCTGATTTGAAAAAAGGCAAAAAGTTTGAAGACTTGGCCAAAGACAAATCAATGGACAAAGGCAGCGGCAGCAACGGCGGCGATTTGGGTTGGGCTAATCCAAACAACTTCGTGAAAGAATTTAGCGAAGCAATGACCAAAATGCCTAAAGGCAAAATCAGCGAAAAAGCTGTGAAAACGCAATTTGGCTTCCACATCATCAAAGTGGACGACGTTCGTGATGCCAAAGGTCCTTCTTACGAAGAAGTAAAACCACAATTGGAACAGCAAATGCAAGCTCAGCGTATCCAAAAAATGGTGGAAGACTTGGTAGCTAAAGCGAAAATCGCTGAGTAATTTTCAGCTTTGACGCCTCGCACATAAAAAAACCGGATCATTGATCCGGTTTTTTTATCGCTCAATTGCGGCTTATTTTTTAGCTGGAGCGCTCGCTTTTGGCGCTGCGGTTGCTTTTGGTGCTGCAGTAGTAGCTTTAGCAGCTTCTGGTTTAGCGGTCGCTTTCGCTGCAGCAGCAGGCGCAGCAACTTTGCCGCCAACACTGATCTCGCCTTTGATTTTGGCGTAAGTACCTTCTTTGATGCCAGGCACTTTCATAATGTCCTCAGGGGTTTTGAATGCGCCGTTTTTGTTACGGTATTCAATAATGTCTTTCGCTTTTTCTGGGCCGATGCCTTTCAGTGATTCAAGTTGTTGCTGATTGGCCGTATTGAGATCAACCGCAGCCCAAGCTGAGCCCATTAATGCCACGCTAGTCACAACAGCCAATAGTAGTTTTTTCAACATTGCTTTCCCCTAAAATATGAGTTATTGGACAAAAATTTTCACGCAAGGCACTCAGCCGAAGATCAGTACAAATCGTGCTGCAAGGCATTGTTACTCAGCGTGGGAATTTTTGCTTTACTACTTAGTTTGAATACGTAAGCGATTTACGTGTGCTTACTATAGCATTGACGACAAATAAAACCAGCAATCGTCAGCACTTGTTAAGGATTTGTTATGTTTACCCCAGATCAAACAGTCCAGCATTACGAAAACTTCCCCGTGGGGTCTTTTCTCTTGCCCAAAGCCTTTCGCAAGCCGATTGCGGTGGTCTATCACGTCGCGCGCTATGCCGATGATCTGGCGGATGAAGGCGATGCATTGGCTCAAGATCGCATTGCGGCGCTGAATGAATGCAGCGCTGAATTGCAGCGCATTGAGCTAGGCCAAACGCCTCTGACCGCTCGGTTTCAAGCGCTCTCGGCTGTGGTGGCGCAATATCAAATCCCCTTGCAATTGTTTGAAGATCTGTTTTCCGCTTTTCGACAAGATGTCGTGAAAACCCGCTATCAAAATTTTGGTGAAGTCATCGATTATTGCCGCCGTTCAGCCAACCCCGTTGGGCGTATTCTGCTGCATATTTTCGGCTTTACCGATGCCAAAATGCTGGCGCAATCCGATGGCATTTGTACCGCACTGCAATTAATTAACTTCTGGCAAGATGTCGCGATCGACTTGAAAAAAGACCGCATCTACCTGCCACAGGATGAATTAGCCAAATTTGGCCTCACTGAAGCTATGCTCTTTGCTGGCCAAACCAGCCCCGCCTTTGCGCGCCTGCTGGCTTATCAATGCGATCGCAGCCGTAAAATGCTGCGAGCCGGGTCGCCACTGGGTGTCGCCTTGCCGGGACGCATTGGGCTAGAGATTCGAACCATCGTGCTCTCGGCCGATCGCATCATTAGCAAACTGAAAGCAGTGAATTACGACGTGTATACTGCACGCCCCACGCTGGGCAGCCTCGATTGGCCGATTATTTTGTATCAGGCGATCAAAGCTGGCTTTGTGAAACCTTCCGCCCCTCCAACTTGCCATTAATTTGAATGAAAATTACCCAATCTCAGCAACGCGCTTTTATTCGCTTATTCACCGCCAGCAACTGGAAGCAACGTCTTTCAGCGCTGATTATTGTGGCGCTCGCCATCTGGAGCTGGACGAATCAAACCCCAAGCGCACCAGGCGCAATCACGGCCAACAGCACGGTCACAGGCGAAGTGGTGAGCGTCGCCGATGGCGATACCATTACTTTGCTCGATCAGGATAAAAAGCAGTACAAATTGCGCTTGGCTTATATTGATGCCCCAGAAAAAGCAATGCCTTTCGGGCAAGCAGCGAAACAGCAATTATCTGAACTGGTCTATCGACAAGAAGTCACCGCGCATATTGACGAAGTGGATCGCTACGGCCGCGGCGTGGCGCGCATCGAAAAAGATCAGCGCGATATTAATCTGGCGCAACTGAGCGCAGGCTACGCTTGGCATTACACGCAATATGCGCGTAAATCGCAAAGTGGTGCTGATTTTGCCGCGTATGAAGCCGCCCAAGCCGCTGCTCAGCAGCAGCAAAAAGGGCTGTGGGCCGATGCCAACCCCACCCCGCCTTGGGATTGGCGCAAAAGCAATCGCTAAGAACACTGGATAGGATTTCCAAATTGAAAATACGCACCGTCATTCTGGCTTTATCGCTGCTGTGCGCAGTGGCCTTTGGATTATTTTTTACCATCATGCAGGAAAAGGAACGTGATGGTCATTGGCCATGGCCATTGAATGGCCAGATACACAACCAAAGTGATGTAGTGATTCAAGTTTGGGATGATGATCATGGCCACTACAGTGTGGCGGCCAAATCAGAAAGTAGCCGAAATTTGGATATCGATCACGCGAAAGAGCCCGGTACAGGGCGCTGGTGCAAGCTGGGCGAGCACACGCTCATCGTTGCACCGAACGGGCGATTTGAAAACTGCCCGTGCTATGCACTCAAAGAAGGGCGACCTTGCATTAAATTCTGAGGCTTCTCAAAAATACAAAGGGTATATTCATGAAGCCCTTCATCTAATTTGGTTTCAATGATATACCCAACATATCTATTCAATAGCAACGCTGAGCAATTGCTGGGTATAAACTGATTGGGGCTGCTGAAAAACAGCATCAATCTCGCCCTGCTCTTGCACCACGCCTGCGCGCAGCACAATCACCCGATGCGCCATCGCCCGCACTACCGCCAGATCATGGCTCACCAAGATATAACTCAAACCACGCTGGCGCTGTAGATCGGCCAATAACTGCAAAATCTGTTGCTGTATCGTGGCATCCAGCGCCGAGGTCGGCTCATCCAAGATCAAAATGCGCGGCGAAATAATCAAGGCACGCGCAATGGCAATACGCTGCCGCTGCCCGCCCGAAAATTCATGCGGAAAACGATCCATCATTTCAGCGCTCAGCCCCACTTCTAGCAAGGCCTGCGCCGCACGCTGGCGACGCTCGCTCGCGCTCAATGTCGGCTGATGAACCCGCAAACCCTCAGCAACAATCTCGGCCACGCTCATCCGTGGCGATAAGGCGGCAAATGGGTCTTGAAAAACGATTTGTATTTCGCGCCGTGCCGTGCGCAGGGCATCGCCACTCAAAGCGTCAAAACGCTCGCCATTCAGATCAACCTCGCCCCCCGTTCGCCCTGCTTGCAGTAAGCGCAAGAGCGAAAGCACCAGCGTGGTTTTACCGCTGCCGGACTCACCCACCACCGCCAACGTCTCGCCCGCTTGTAGCGTTAAATCGATAGGCTGCAACACCGTGACCCATGCTTTCTGCCAGAAATAGCGCCCCGCCTGACTGTAGGCATGGCTCAGTTGACGCACGAGCAGGCTGGCAGGCTGCGGCGCAGGCTGCAACGCAGCCATCCGCTGTGGGCGGGCCGCGAGGAGGGTTTGCGTGTAATGATGCTGTGGCGCGGCAAACAAGGCTTCTGTGGGGCCATACTCCACAATTTGCCCCCGCTGCATCACCGCCACATGATCGCCCTCTTGATTGCAAAAGCGCCGCACCAGATTCAAATCATGCGAAATCAGCAGCACGGCCATATTTCGTTCGCGCTGAATATCGGCCAGCAAAGTCAGAATTTGCGCCTGCACGGTCACATCCAGCGCGGTCGTTGGCTCATCGGCAATCAGAATCTCGGGCTCACCCGCCAAGGCCATGGCGATCATCACGCGCTGGCGCTGGCCGCCCGAAAGCTGGTGTGGAAAGCGATTTAGCTTGTCAGCGGCATCCGATATACCGGTACGGAGTAATAGCTCAATCGCCCGCTGGTTCGCCGTTTTGGTCGAATACCCCATAGACATCAGCAAAATTTCACTAATCTGCTGGCCTACGGTCTGCAAAGGATTCAAGGCCGTCATCGGCTCTTGAAAAATCATCGCGATCCGCCGCCCACGGATTTCGCGCAATAGCGCATTGGGTGCACCCAGCAGCTCTTGGCCGGCATATTGAATTGCACCCGAGCCTAAGACATGGCGATCCAGTTGCAAAATCGATCGCGCCAAGACGCTTTTACCCGAGCCAGATTCGCCCACCAAGGCGAGTTTTTCACCCGCTTTGAGCGTTAAATTAACTTCTCGCACCACCGGCTCGGCCTGCGCACCAAATCGCAGCGTCAGATTTTGCAATTGCAATAAGGCGTCGCTCACTGCGCCACCTTGGGCTCAATCGGCGTGTCCGCGACGCCAGCCATCATATAGCGATTGCGCCCACCCGCTTTGGCCTGATACATCGCACCATCGGCTTGCTGTAACCAGCTCGCTGGCGAGCGTAAATCAGGCTCCCACGGCGCGATGCCGATACTGCCACCCAGCGGCAGCAGTTGATCCTTATACCAAACTGGCTCGGCTAATTTGGCCAAGATTTTGTCTGCGACCAATGTGATTTCGTCTTTCGAGCTAATCCCGCGAAACATAATGACGAACTCATCGCCGCCGAGGCGGCACACCAGATCGCCTTTGCGCACCAAAGCCCTAAAACGACGCGCAATTTCAATCAACAAAGCATCGCCAGCAGCATGACCATATTCGTCATTCACATTTTTGAAAAAGTCCAAATCGATTAGAAACACCACGGTATTGATCGCTTCTTCATGTGGATTTTTTAAGATTTGGCGTAATTTATTGATCAGATCAAGCCGATTTGATAGGCCAGTGAGTGGGTCTTCAAAAGCCAATTTGCGCATTTTCTGATTGCGCTCGGCCATTTTCTCGGCGTTTTCCGATACCCGTTGGCGCATCGTCCACAGGCGCATCTGATGGCTTTGCAAACGCTGCACAACGTTAATCCCAACAACAGTAACAAGAGCCAACACCAAGAGTGCAGCGGCACACGGCAAAAATGGCCAGACACTCGCCGTCAAAATACCCGCGATCACGGCCGCATTAGCGAGCGCAGCCAAGGCATAACGGGGCGTGGGCAATCCGGCCAGCAGCAATAACACCGGTGGCAACACAAAAGGCAAGATCAGCGCTGAAGGCGGCACAGCGTCTTTCATCTGCCAAGCCCAAAGCCCAGACAGCGCAATCGGCAGCACAACGGCCAGCGTCACCAGCCGCAGCTCCCATTCCAACTGCTCCTGATGCAAAGCCCAAGCCGCGCGAAAAAAAGCAGCGGAAGAAATCAGCGGCAATACCCACACCTGCCACCAAGACCAGTCCAGCTGCAAAAGCAATAATGGCAGCAATAAAGACAAGCATGCCAAGCTAAGCGCCAAATGTTCGCGCTGTAGCCGGCGCTCGCGTTTGACGCGTGCAGAGTGCCGCTGCAAGCCTTCGTCATTGGGGCGCAAAGCAGCAAGCTCGGTGGGTGACTCCAGCGTGGGAGACAATAAATCAGGCCTCATAAAACGGGTATCCCGCAAGATTGATGGCAATGGTTAGTCGCGTTAGTTTAGCGTTTAATGTTGGATGAAAAAACCTAACGCCTTGTTCAGCACCGCATTTAAGGCGTATTTGCGTAATTTAGCTATCACGTTGCACACAATGAGCACTTTCAATTGCCGATTGCGGCCTGTAAAGGGTGGTCATCGACCCCACTTTGCCGTATGTTCGAGCTTCTGTCTTTGATATTAAGCCACATGCCCCACACAGCCCCCCTCACCGCGCCCTACGCCGAACTGACCCCCGATTTGATATTAAGCGCAATTGAACAATTAGGCCTGCGCACTTCGGGCCATTTGTTGGCGCTCAATAGCTATGAAAATCGCGTCTATCAAATCGGCCTGGAAGAAGACAATCCTTGGGGACGTTTTATTATCGCTAAGTTTTACCGCCCTGCGCGCTGGAGTAATGCGCAAATTTTGGAAGAACACGCTTTTTGCGAAGAATTGGCAGGGTATGAGATTCCAGTCGTTGCACCAATTAGCCTTGATGGAAATACCCTGCATAGCGAACAAGGTTTTCGCTTTGCGATTTTCCCACGTCGCGGCGGCCGCCCACCTGAGCTGGATCAGCGCGATACCCGTGAATGGTTGGGGCGCTTTCTGGGGCGCATTCATGCCGTTGGGCAAACGCATCATTTCACAGAGCGCCCGACCCTGAATCTGCAAAGTTTTGGTCGTGACTCAGTCGAGTATCTGCTTGCCAGCGAGTTAATTCCAGCCGATTTACGCGCCGCCTACGTGGCCATCACCAAACAAGCACTCGAAGGTATCGCAGCTTGCTTTGATCGCGCGGGCGATGTGGAGCAAATTCGCCTACACGGCGATTGCCATGCCAGCAATGTCCTGTGGACTGACGCTGGGCCGCATTTCGTCGATTTTGACGATGCGCGCAATGGGCCTGCGATTCAAGATTTATGGATGCTGCTGTCGGGCGAGCGCCAGGAACAACAGGCGCAGCTCAATGACATTCTGGCCGGTTATGAAGACTTTATGGATTTTGACCCCATGCAGCTGCAATTGCTGGAAGCATTGCGCACGCTGCGTCTGCTGCACTACAGCGCCTGGCTGGCGCGCCGCTGGCACGATCCAGCCTTTCCTGCTGCCTTTCCTTGGTTTAATTCCCCCATCTATTGGCAAGACCGGATATTGGAGCTGCGCGAG includes:
- a CDS encoding ABC transporter ATP-binding protein is translated as MSDALLQLQNLTLRFGAQAEPVVREVNLTLKAGEKLALVGESGSGKSVLARSILQLDRHVLGSGAIQYAGQELLGAPNALLREIRGRRIAMIFQEPMTALNPLQTVGQQISEILLMSMGYSTKTANQRAIELLLRTGISDAADKLNRFPHQLSGGQRQRVMIAMALAGEPEILIADEPTTALDVTVQAQILTLLADIQRERNMAVLLISHDLNLVRRFCNQEGDHVAVMQRGQIVEYGPTEALFAAPQHHYTQTLLAARPQRMAALQPAPQPASLLVRQLSHAYSQAGRYFWQKAWVTVLQPIDLTLQAGETLAVVGESGSGKTTLVLSLLRLLQAGRTGGEVDLNGERFDALSGDALRTARREIQIVFQDPFAALSPRMSVAEIVAEGLRVHQPTLSASERRQRAAQALLEVGLSAEMMDRFPHEFSGGQRQRIAIARALIISPRILILDEPTSALDATIQQQILQLLADLQRQRGLSYILVSHDLAVVRAMAHRVIVLRAGVVQEQGEIDAVFQQPQSVYTQQLLSVAIE
- a CDS encoding GGDEF domain-containing protein codes for the protein MRPDLLSPTLESPTELAALRPNDEGLQRHSARVKRERRLQREHLALSLACLSLLLPLLLLQLDWSWWQVWVLPLISSAAFFRAAWALHQEQLEWELRLVTLAVVLPIALSGLWAWQMKDAVPPSALILPFVLPPVLLLLAGLPTPRYALAALANAAVIAGILTASVWPFLPCAAALLVLALVTVVGINVVQRLQSHQMRLWTMRQRVSENAEKMAERNQKMRKLAFEDPLTGLSNRLDLINKLRQILKNPHEEAINTVVFLIDLDFFKNVNDEYGHAAGDALLIEIARRFRALVRKGDLVCRLGGDEFVIMFRGISSKDEITLVADKILAKLAEPVWYKDQLLPLGGSIGIAPWEPDLRSPASWLQQADGAMYQAKAGGRNRYMMAGVADTPIEPKVAQ
- a CDS encoding serine/threonine protein kinase, whose product is MPHTAPLTAPYAELTPDLILSAIEQLGLRTSGHLLALNSYENRVYQIGLEEDNPWGRFIIAKFYRPARWSNAQILEEHAFCEELAGYEIPVVAPISLDGNTLHSEQGFRFAIFPRRGGRPPELDQRDTREWLGRFLGRIHAVGQTHHFTERPTLNLQSFGRDSVEYLLASELIPADLRAAYVAITKQALEGIAACFDRAGDVEQIRLHGDCHASNVLWTDAGPHFVDFDDARNGPAIQDLWMLLSGERQEQQAQLNDILAGYEDFMDFDPMQLQLLEALRTLRLLHYSAWLARRWHDPAFPAAFPWFNSPIYWQDRILELREQIALMTEAPLRSLSQSGNC